GGAAGAACTTCATTCGCATACGCAGCACTAGGATAGAAAGACTGGGGAGTTCCAGGAGACATTGTGTTAGCTCCACCAGGAACGAAGCCATCAGCGATGATATGACGAACCCAAATGCCattactaaaataaaataccattataattattaaaagtagaaaaataaacaagagttaatagaaataaatagaaaatttcctaCAAAATATCATCGGGAATTTCGTAAATATAAACACTGCCAGATTTAACTCCAATTCTGTCGTCAAATGACGTGAGCAGAAAATCAATACGTCCATCATTGTCAAAATCTTCCAACAGCAGATCGAATGTTTGGCCCACGGTATCATCAATTACTCTCATTTGAATCtgtaataaaattacaaaataagtTATTCATAATGagttaaattaatgaaaaaaacgaaTGGGCTAGTTACGTTTTGGGGATCATTCCACCCGTTGTTGGCTCCAAGCGGGATGCAGTAAATTGTGGCGCGTTTATTCCATAGTTCACCGGCTATAAAGCAGTCATAAGGAAGCCCAGACGAGTTCAACTGTATATTACGGAAGTGCACGTCAGGTCCTTGGTTGTAAATAATATGTTGATTCCAGCCTGTATAATagcaaaaatgttttgacaaAATATAATGTATCCGTATTCAATGACTAACATATCGTTAATCGTGTTATTGCGTAATAAGCATTGATACCTGAGATAGCCTGTCCAGGATTTTCCATCCAAACAAAGTTTTGTTCTTCTACAGCTgtaaaattaaatcattttcgcAATTTATCGTAATGCTTACACTTGGTTTGGATTTAAAATTGGTCATACTATTATGAAAACGAGCAGTTACAGCGTCTAGATCTCCATCACCATCCATATCCTTCCAGACGACACGGTGATAGGAATAGTCTTTAATCTTTAAACGTAAAACCAATTATTACAATTTGAGTCAAGTTCAAATGgttaattgtttgtttaataAATGGTAAGTCAACTTACGTCACCACTGGCAATGTTGATTTCAGTTTCAGCCGGAACTGCAGCATTCATGTTGTACATCTGAAGTTggccttttgtttttccaggaACCAGAAATCCTGATGTTTGGATCATTCCCTCGTAGCCAGGAACAACAGTTTCTGTCCATAACAAAACGCATCAAATTAATACGGCTTAGAATGCACATGGAGGAACGTTTTCTTTTACGATTGATCAATGATGTtcataacaaataataattacgtATACAACATAATAACATCCTATAACATACGTATACGCAGCGTATACGTATGTTGTCGAATATGCAGGTTGGCTTACTTGGCAAAAGATCAGGATTATTGGGCCAGAGGGCGGTACTGGCCAGAACTTCAAGGGGCCAATTGGTTGTATCGTACAAATATTTTCCGGGAGAGCGCAAATAATAAACGGGATCCGgctgaaacatttaaaaaaatgttatcgaTACTTAttccaatggaaaaaattaaataattaattttaaatacctTGAGTTGAAATGGTTTGAAAGTCGACAAATAAAGTGTAAATCGATCGGCGTAAGGCAACGAACTGTCACTTGACTCGTGAACGTCCGCAAACGCAGGGACTTCAATACTGCTGATTTCACCAACCTCATATAAGAAAATCCCaacgattttaaaattaagtaaacccaaatttgatttggttggattagaaattttattatatattaccAGGTTCGGAAGAGTGGCTGTCAGTGTTTGTCCATTTACTAGGCATTTAAGCGCAATTACGGACAGCAAGACCACTAGAAACTTCATGGTGATGGCCTTTTGAGGACGTTCATAAAACTGGAACATTTCAACGACTTTTATAAGCATAAGGTATAGGATATGGAATCGAGCGTCTTGTATTACATGACTATTTTCACATGTTAATGCACGTGATGTATAAGGTTATGATAGCAGTAGTATACCCAATAGACGGATGACTTTCTTTATCTCTTGTTCATTATGTAAATACTGGCACACGGTACGTGTTGGTAAAGTCTAATTGATAAGGGTAACAGAAGTTGAAAGTTATATGTTATCGGCAAAAATATTGAAGTAAAAATGCTAATGCCTCGTTTGCTCTCTTGTTGAATCTCTTGTTGAAGCGGAAGCGCTGTAacaaaagtaaattttaaaagtaaaattctgaacaataaacgtaaaaattaaattaaaatacacAGATACATTTGGTTTTTGTCAATGAAGAAATAACACGCACGTAGGATTATAGATTATTAtaacaaaattgaaatatacCGTCGTCGTATTTTTTGGGTCTGTACAGTagcattttgatttaaaacatattttaaagtgataaaataaaaagtgatcTATATTCAGATGTACTAGTAAATCCTATCTGATTTGTCTAATTAATTCGACGCAGATACGCAGGAGGAAATGAAAAGCGACGTCCGATAGCGACGTCGGCATATTAATGGGGCCTTGAACGACGGCGATAGACGTCAGTTAAGGGTTCGAGAGAGAGCGTGACAGAATGGAAAATGGTCAGACacagggagaaaaagaaaggggaaaatggGAGAAAGACTGGGAATAATAGACGGCGACAATCCGGCACGGCCGAGAGGAGGCTGGATTCATAAGCTATTTCTATTCGCTCTTCTTACATCCACACTTCTTTCCCGACTGGCAAGAGCCCCCTAAACCTAACGCCATGACGACACATAAGCTGTGCATATGCGGAAAGGGGGGAAGGGGAAGGGGGAGGACGGGCCTTTGCTTCACCTGCCGTCAATAGGCTTCGCTACAGATCAAGCATTAGGGATTAGGGCGGGGAAGGAAATGGGGACGCGACTTATTTGCCCGACACAAAACAGACCGTAGCCGAGGCCATAAGCGGTGGGCCCAGCCCCGCACCCAAAGGAAATCCCGCTGCATCCACAGCTCCACAATCGCATGAGAAGTTTGGATACTGGGGCAATACTTTGACCTGAACTCGATCCAACTCGATCCAAAGCTGCCTTGTCAAAAGAAATCGACTGCACAGTGCAATTTTGACTGCAAAAGTCAAACATAACCGCCAGCATAAATTGTTCAGTTCGTGCGGCAGTGTCGGCGGAGTCATATGCAGTCCACCTTACGGGTCATGCAGACTGTTTGTTAACAaacccacacacaaaaaaacacgtAATAAGAACCGGTCACTACTGTTAAAGCAAATGGCAAACCAGCAAATGGCAAATGAATTCAGGGTCAAAGATAATCAGCagcaaagaggaaaaagatatGGACCTTGCTGCCGCCGCCACCTTTCGGATAGCCAACGAAGCCCAAACGGACCAAATGTGCACAGCAGCACTCTATTTGTCTGTACGTCACCGCTTCGTTCTTTTGACATTCCGGCGTGAAGAGTTTAGCTTAAAGCCTAAAACCAACTGCAGCTCCCGCCTCCCGCCTTGTCTCCCACCGTAGGGAGAAAATGGAATAAGAACGAGAGCCGCGCGTGACCGAGAAAAAACGGGCAAAATCCCGGTAACCGACGGGAACGTCCTTGCGATGAAATAAATTCCGGGCGAGTTCAAAGCCGACCAACCACCTTCGCTAATAAGAAAATTCCATCACTCCCGTGCAACCTACAAGCGCAGACTTTTGAGTCTCAGaagttttgaaaaggaaatgttTCCTCGGCTGCCGGGTCGTCGTCTTTTGTATCCAAAGTCGG
The sequence above is drawn from the Daphnia pulicaria isolate SC F1-1A chromosome 1, SC_F0-13Bv2, whole genome shotgun sequence genome and encodes:
- the LOC124343240 gene encoding uncharacterized protein LOC124343240, with the translated sequence MFQFYERPQKAITMKFLVVLLSVIALKCLVNGQTLTATLPNLVGEISSIEVPAFADVHESSDSSLPYADRFTLYLSTFKPFQLKPDPVYYLRSPGKYLYDTTNWPLEVLASTALWPNNPDLLPKTVVPGYEGMIQTSGFLVPGKTKGQLQMYNMNAAVPAETEINIASGDIKDYSYHRVVWKDMDGDGDLDAVTARFHNTVEEQNFVWMENPGQAISGWNQHIIYNQGPDVHFRNIQLNSSGLPYDCFIAGELWNKRATIYCIPLGANNGWNDPQNIQMRVIDDTVGQTFDLLLEDFDNDGRIDFLLTSFDDRIGVKSGSVYIYEIPDDIFNGIWVRHIIADGFVPGGANTMSPGTPQSFYPSAAYANEVLPDGRKHRKWILVSGDDDGKIYVLRPTTEAANDFTPYEKSILIDTNAQTAGKPAVGDFDGDGYTDFVAPGYSANKLYIFTYASIV